Proteins from a genomic interval of Nocardioidaceae bacterium:
- a CDS encoding choice-of-anchor I family protein, translating to MRTSERRGRRLGLAAAAIATSSALALSGATTSASAADGADLGDVPAVERGASSAGSVLGTYASGFFDAGVAEIVAHAPRLQRVFTVNSGAGTLDVLDVADPTAPTKVGEIATPGANSVAVRRNLLVVAQQAKTKTDRGTLAFFNARTLKPLARVRAGALPDMVTFSADGRYVIAANEGEPEGYCAGQVDPVGSVTIVRLPAQRKKLRVTQVGFGQFNGVAGALERAGVRLFGPGASVAQDLEPEYITTTGGFAFVTLQENNAIAVVDLKRGRVVTLVPLGTENHAVPGHGIDASDRDDAIDIATRPVKGLRLPDAIAAFRAAGQSYLITANEGDAREYACLLDDSGEEQAEDARIGDLTLAPTVFPTAADLQNDENLGRLGVSLLTSPSYTDAEGGTVYTGLESLGTRSATIFSVAGEKVWDSGDLFEQVTAAATPGIFNADNAEQDSFDGRSDNKGPEPEGVVTGVVGDRTYAFVGLERHSGIVVLDVSDPREPAYVDLLVNRDLTVGDTEPGEDDPTAVGDLGPEGLAFVAAGDSPTGQPLLIVGNEVSGTTTIWGLDLG from the coding sequence ATGAGGACTTCTGAGCGCCGCGGGCGCCGTCTGGGTCTGGCTGCGGCCGCCATCGCCACCTCGTCCGCGCTGGCGTTGAGCGGTGCGACGACGTCCGCGAGCGCCGCCGACGGCGCCGATCTCGGCGACGTCCCTGCGGTGGAGCGGGGCGCGAGCTCCGCCGGGTCGGTGCTCGGCACGTACGCGTCGGGCTTCTTCGACGCCGGCGTTGCCGAGATCGTCGCGCACGCCCCGCGCCTGCAGCGGGTCTTCACGGTCAACTCCGGTGCCGGCACCCTCGACGTGCTCGACGTCGCCGACCCGACCGCCCCGACCAAGGTCGGTGAGATCGCGACCCCGGGCGCCAACAGCGTGGCCGTCCGCCGGAACCTGCTCGTGGTCGCCCAGCAGGCGAAGACGAAGACCGACCGTGGCACGTTGGCCTTCTTCAACGCGCGCACGCTGAAGCCCCTCGCTCGGGTGCGCGCCGGTGCCCTCCCGGACATGGTGACCTTCAGCGCCGACGGCCGCTACGTGATCGCGGCCAACGAGGGCGAGCCCGAGGGGTACTGCGCCGGCCAGGTCGACCCGGTCGGCTCGGTGACGATCGTGCGGTTGCCGGCGCAGCGCAAGAAGCTGCGGGTCACCCAGGTCGGCTTCGGCCAGTTCAACGGGGTGGCCGGCGCGCTCGAGCGGGCCGGGGTACGCCTCTTCGGCCCCGGCGCCTCGGTGGCACAGGACCTCGAGCCGGAGTACATCACCACCACCGGCGGCTTCGCGTTCGTGACCCTGCAGGAGAACAACGCGATCGCTGTCGTCGACCTGAAGCGGGGACGCGTGGTCACCCTGGTGCCGCTCGGTACCGAGAACCACGCCGTGCCCGGCCACGGCATCGACGCCTCCGACCGGGACGACGCCATCGACATCGCCACCCGACCGGTCAAGGGTCTGCGCCTGCCGGACGCGATCGCCGCCTTCCGCGCGGCTGGGCAGTCCTACCTCATCACCGCCAACGAGGGCGACGCGCGGGAGTACGCGTGCCTCCTCGACGACTCCGGTGAGGAGCAGGCCGAGGACGCGCGCATCGGCGACCTGACACTCGCGCCCACCGTCTTCCCGACCGCCGCGGACCTGCAGAACGACGAGAACCTCGGGCGACTGGGCGTGAGCCTGCTGACCTCCCCGAGCTACACCGACGCCGAGGGCGGGACCGTGTACACCGGGCTCGAGTCCCTCGGCACCCGCTCCGCGACCATCTTCAGCGTCGCGGGGGAGAAGGTGTGGGATTCGGGCGACCTCTTCGAGCAGGTCACGGCCGCGGCCACCCCCGGCATCTTCAACGCCGACAACGCCGAGCAGGACTCATTCGACGGACGCAGCGACAACAAGGGTCCGGAGCCCGAGGGTGTGGTGACCGGCGTCGTGGGCGACCGGACGTACGCCTTCGTCGGTCTGGAGCGGCACTCCGGCATCGTGGTGCTCGACGTGAGCGACCCTCGCGAGCCCGCGTACGTCGACCTGCTGGTGAACCGCGACCTCACGGTCGGCGACACGGAGCCGGGGGAGGACGACCCGACCGCTGTGGGCGACCTCGGACCCGAGGGCCTCGCGTTCGTGGCCGCGGGGGACAGCCCGACCGGGCAGCCACTGCTCATCGTGGGCAACGAGGTCTCGGGCACGACGACCATCTGGGGCCTCGACCTGGGGTGA
- a CDS encoding methylmalonyl-CoA mutase — MADDSTSADPTDARSRWQQRYDDALSRGRVRDADFTTLSGEHVAPAYGTETSEWPGEFPFTRGLHATGYRGKPWTIRQFAGFGNAAQTNERYKMILNRGGGGLSVAFDMPTLMGRDSDDAMSEGEVGHCGVAVDSAADMEILFDEIDLAQVTTSMTVSGPAVPVFCMMLVAAERAGVDTSKLNGTLQTDIFKEYIAQKEWLFAPEPHLRLIGDLMEHCNAEIPAYKPISVSGYHIREAGATAAQELAFTLADGFGYVELGLSRGLDVDRFAPGLSFFFDAHLDFFEEIAKFRAARRIWARWLRDVYGAQTEKAQQLRFHTQTAGVSLTAQQPYNNVTRTAIEALSAVLGGTNSLHTNALDETLALPSEHAAEIALRTQQVIMEETGVTNVADPLGGSWYVEALTDKIEADASAIFDRILALGGTSATHAEPGRLAAAVAAGENPMTRGILRGIEDGWFTGHIADAAFDYQLAVEKGEKKIVGVNCHTESVTSELEILRVSHEVEREQVRVLGERRSSRDDAAARAAVVRLAEVARTEDNMIPAMLDACRAEATLGEICDALRGEWGVYVEQSTF; from the coding sequence ATGGCCGACGACTCCACCTCCGCTGACCCCACCGACGCCCGCTCGCGCTGGCAGCAGCGCTACGACGACGCGCTGAGCCGCGGGCGCGTCCGCGACGCCGACTTCACGACGCTGTCCGGTGAGCACGTGGCGCCCGCGTACGGCACGGAGACCTCGGAGTGGCCCGGGGAGTTCCCCTTCACCCGTGGTCTCCACGCCACGGGCTACCGCGGCAAGCCGTGGACCATCCGGCAGTTCGCGGGCTTCGGCAACGCCGCCCAGACCAACGAGCGCTACAAGATGATCCTGAACCGCGGCGGCGGCGGCCTGTCGGTCGCCTTCGACATGCCGACGCTGATGGGTCGCGACTCCGACGACGCCATGAGCGAGGGCGAGGTCGGCCACTGCGGTGTCGCCGTCGACTCCGCCGCCGACATGGAGATCCTGTTCGACGAGATCGACCTGGCCCAGGTCACGACGTCGATGACGGTGTCGGGGCCGGCGGTGCCCGTCTTCTGCATGATGCTCGTGGCCGCGGAGCGGGCCGGGGTGGACACCTCGAAGCTCAACGGCACGCTGCAGACCGACATCTTCAAGGAGTACATCGCCCAGAAGGAGTGGCTCTTCGCCCCCGAGCCGCACCTGCGCCTGATCGGTGACCTGATGGAGCACTGCAACGCCGAGATCCCGGCGTACAAGCCGATCTCGGTGTCCGGCTACCACATCCGCGAGGCCGGGGCGACGGCCGCGCAGGAGCTCGCGTTCACCCTCGCCGACGGGTTCGGGTACGTCGAGCTCGGCCTCTCACGCGGCCTCGACGTCGACCGGTTCGCGCCCGGCCTGTCGTTCTTCTTCGACGCGCACCTGGACTTCTTCGAGGAGATCGCGAAGTTCCGTGCCGCGCGCCGCATCTGGGCGCGCTGGTTGCGCGACGTCTACGGCGCTCAGACCGAGAAGGCGCAGCAGCTGCGCTTCCACACCCAGACCGCCGGGGTGTCGCTGACGGCCCAGCAGCCGTACAACAACGTGACGCGCACGGCGATCGAGGCGCTGTCGGCGGTGCTGGGCGGCACCAACAGCCTGCACACCAACGCTCTCGACGAGACCCTCGCGCTCCCGAGCGAGCACGCCGCCGAGATCGCGCTGCGCACGCAGCAGGTGATCATGGAGGAGACGGGCGTGACCAACGTGGCCGATCCGCTCGGTGGCAGCTGGTACGTCGAGGCGCTCACCGACAAGATCGAGGCCGACGCCTCCGCGATCTTCGACCGCATCCTCGCGCTCGGTGGCACCAGCGCGACGCACGCGGAGCCCGGGCGTCTGGCCGCCGCGGTGGCGGCGGGGGAGAACCCGATGACCCGCGGCATCCTGCGCGGGATCGAGGACGGCTGGTTCACCGGGCACATCGCCGACGCGGCCTTCGACTACCAGCTGGCGGTCGAGAAGGGCGAGAAGAAGATCGTCGGCGTCAACTGCCACACCGAGTCCGTGACCAGCGAGCTGGAGATCCTGCGGGTCAGCCACGAGGTCGAGCGCGAGCAGGTGCGGGTGCTGGGCGAGCGTCGCTCGTCCCGCGACGACGCCGCGGCACGCGCGGCTGTCGTACGCCTGGCCGAGGTGGCGCGCACCGAGGACAACATGATCCCCGCGATGCTCGACGCGTGCCGCGCCGAGGCGACGCTCGGCGAGATCTGCGACGCGCTGCGTGGCGAGTGGGGCGTGTACGTCGAGCAGTCGACGTTCTGA
- the meaB gene encoding methylmalonyl Co-A mutase-associated GTPase MeaB gives MSTADRSPRRGRSAVSVPDLVEEARAGRPRAVARLISLVEDESPLLREVMAALVPHTGHAQVVGITGSPGVGKSTSTSALVSQLRAAGKRVGVLAIDPSSPFSGGALLGDRVRMQDHALDPDVYIRSMASRGHLGGLSWATPQALRVLDAAGCDVVLIETVGVGQSEVEIAGLADSTIVLLAPGMGDGVQAAKAGILEVGDIYVVNKADRDGADTVRRELRAMLALAERPADAWRPPILKTVAARAEGLDDVVAALAEHHDHLEASGELHRRRVRRARDEVESIALTKLRSRWADVSQRTELDELAAQVVAAETDPYAAADALLEAYGQG, from the coding sequence GTGAGCACGGCCGACCGGTCCCCTCGACGGGGCCGGTCGGCCGTCTCCGTCCCCGATCTCGTCGAGGAGGCGCGGGCCGGCCGGCCGCGCGCGGTGGCGCGCCTCATCTCGCTCGTTGAGGACGAGTCGCCCTTGCTGCGCGAGGTGATGGCGGCCCTGGTGCCGCACACCGGCCATGCGCAGGTCGTCGGCATCACCGGCTCACCGGGGGTGGGCAAGTCCACCTCGACCTCGGCGCTGGTCTCCCAGCTCCGTGCGGCGGGCAAGCGGGTCGGGGTGCTCGCGATCGACCCGTCCTCGCCGTTCTCCGGCGGGGCTTTGCTGGGAGACCGCGTACGCATGCAGGACCACGCGCTCGACCCGGACGTCTACATCCGGTCCATGGCCTCCCGCGGCCACCTCGGCGGACTCTCGTGGGCCACCCCGCAGGCGCTGCGCGTGCTCGACGCGGCCGGTTGCGACGTCGTGCTCATCGAGACCGTCGGTGTGGGACAGAGCGAGGTCGAGATCGCCGGGCTGGCCGACTCCACCATCGTGCTGCTGGCCCCCGGCATGGGTGACGGGGTGCAGGCGGCGAAGGCCGGCATCCTCGAGGTCGGCGACATCTACGTCGTCAACAAGGCCGACCGTGACGGGGCGGACACCGTCAGGCGCGAGCTCCGCGCGATGCTGGCGCTGGCCGAGCGACCGGCGGACGCCTGGCGACCCCCGATCCTCAAGACCGTCGCGGCGAGGGCCGAGGGTCTCGACGACGTCGTCGCCGCGCTCGCCGAGCACCACGACCACCTCGAGGCCTCGGGCGAGCTGCACCGCAGACGCGTACGCCGTGCCCGCGACGAGGTGGAGTCGATCGCGCTGACGAAGCTGCGGTCGCGCTGGGCCGACGTGTCCCAGCGCACCGAGCTCGACGAGCTCGCCGCCCAGGTGGTGGCGGCGGAGACCGACCCGTACGCCGCGGCCGACGCGCTGCTCGAGGCGTACGGCCAGGGCTGA
- a CDS encoding PH domain-containing protein, protein MSLTLWWWQVGWLLLILGAGLVLWGLYRFLEQYNDRFVVTNLRVFRVTGVFDQQSASTPLRRVLDITVRKPLIGRMLGYGHFIFESAAQEQGLREITYVPDPDGSEQTIQDQVLRTVASRRPDINIDT, encoded by the coding sequence ATGAGCCTCACGCTGTGGTGGTGGCAGGTGGGCTGGCTGCTGTTGATCCTGGGCGCCGGCCTGGTGCTGTGGGGTCTCTACCGCTTCCTCGAGCAGTACAACGACCGCTTCGTCGTCACGAACCTGCGGGTCTTCCGGGTCACGGGGGTCTTCGACCAGCAGTCGGCCTCCACGCCCCTGCGCCGCGTCCTGGACATCACGGTGCGCAAGCCGCTGATCGGGCGGATGCTCGGCTACGGCCACTTCATCTTCGAGTCGGCCGCCCAGGAGCAGGGGCTGCGCGAGATCACGTACGTGCCGGACCCCGACGGGTCGGAACAGACCATCCAGGACCAGGTGCTGCGCACGGTCGCCTCGCGGCGGCCGGACATCAACATCGACACCTGA
- a CDS encoding MarR family transcriptional regulator: protein MPEPAAPEPALPFDPIDEAARQWGLRWDGVPAMHAVTSLMRAQQLVLARLDAVLKPYGISFAGYEALVLLVFSSRGSLPLGKMGERLQVHPTSVTSIVRRLEASGWVQRRPHPEDGRAVLAEVTAAGRDLVERTTADLLAIDMGLDALDDPQRRELSDVLRGLRREAGDF from the coding sequence ATGCCCGAGCCCGCTGCACCTGAGCCAGCGCTGCCCTTCGATCCCATCGACGAGGCGGCGCGGCAGTGGGGGCTGCGCTGGGACGGTGTGCCGGCGATGCACGCCGTGACCTCCCTGATGCGGGCACAGCAGCTGGTGCTCGCGCGGCTGGACGCGGTGCTGAAGCCGTACGGGATCTCCTTCGCCGGGTACGAGGCCCTCGTGCTGCTGGTCTTCTCCTCGCGCGGCTCGCTTCCGCTGGGCAAGATGGGGGAGCGGCTGCAGGTGCACCCCACGTCGGTCACCTCCATCGTGCGACGGCTGGAGGCATCGGGATGGGTGCAGCGTCGTCCTCACCCCGAGGACGGGCGCGCCGTCCTCGCCGAGGTGACCGCGGCGGGCCGCGACCTCGTGGAGCGGACGACCGCGGACCTGCTCGCGATCGACATGGGGCTCGACGCCCTGGACGACCCCCAGCGTCGCGAGCTCTCGGACGTGCTGCGCGGCCTGCGGCGCGAGGCGGGCGACTTCTGA
- a CDS encoding alpha/beta hydrolase, whose product MSLRHDAHAWVMGKLAPMTVRYGDELQLAGGDLAKPRRHRVPTRHGKVPVLIYEAGTREHPRPAYVHHHGGAFVMRHPGMDDFFCRFVAVRAGVAVVNVDYTAAPQARYPQAHEECHDVYAWLTGHGAELGLAPDRLAVGGFSAGGNLAASLCLQARDAGTPLPLLQVLGVPSLDVAEDYVDKQPVGRPMLGPEILALVRGTYFRDASRRAEPYASPLRADDLAGLPPAVVVTAERDLLRREGDAYAARLVDAGVAVDHHVVPRADHYFLDPGDQRQAEREMQRLADAVAAALTGAGPRLAR is encoded by the coding sequence ATGAGCCTCCGTCACGACGCCCACGCCTGGGTCATGGGCAAGCTCGCTCCGATGACCGTGCGGTACGGCGACGAGCTGCAGTTGGCCGGAGGCGACCTCGCCAAGCCACGGCGTCACCGGGTGCCGACCCGGCACGGCAAGGTCCCGGTGCTGATCTACGAAGCCGGCACCCGCGAGCACCCGAGGCCCGCGTACGTGCACCACCACGGCGGCGCGTTCGTCATGCGGCACCCCGGCATGGACGACTTCTTCTGCCGTTTCGTCGCCGTCCGGGCTGGTGTCGCCGTCGTCAACGTCGACTACACGGCCGCGCCGCAGGCGCGCTACCCGCAGGCGCACGAGGAGTGCCACGACGTGTACGCCTGGCTCACCGGCCACGGAGCCGAGCTCGGGCTAGCTCCCGACCGGCTCGCCGTCGGCGGCTTCAGCGCCGGCGGCAACCTCGCCGCCTCGCTGTGCCTGCAGGCCCGGGACGCCGGAACACCGCTCCCCCTCCTGCAGGTGCTCGGCGTCCCGTCCCTGGACGTGGCCGAGGACTACGTCGACAAGCAGCCGGTGGGGCGCCCGATGCTCGGCCCGGAGATCCTCGCCCTCGTGCGCGGCACCTACTTCCGCGACGCGTCACGTCGCGCGGAGCCGTACGCCTCGCCGCTGCGCGCCGACGACCTGGCCGGTCTGCCCCCGGCCGTCGTCGTCACCGCCGAGCGCGACCTGCTGCGCAGGGAGGGTGACGCGTACGCCGCCCGGCTCGTCGACGCAGGCGTCGCGGTCGACCACCACGTGGTGCCGCGCGCCGACCACTACTTCCTCGACCCGGGCGACCAGCGGCAGGCCGAGCGCGAGATGCAGCGACTGGCCGACGCCGTCGCCGCCGCGCTGACCGGTGCCGGGCCTAGGCTCGCCCGATGA
- the mce gene encoding methylmalonyl-CoA epimerase, which translates to MSIAADIEIPDPLFVCIDHVGVAVPDLDEAIALYRDVFGMQLAHEEVNEEQKVREAMMRVADTEQCIQLLAPLDETATIAKFIDRSGPGLQQLAYRVTDVEKVADALRAKGLRLLYDTPKRGTSNSRVNFVHPKDAGGVLVELVEPAADSAH; encoded by the coding sequence ATGAGCATCGCCGCTGACATCGAGATCCCCGACCCGCTGTTCGTCTGCATCGACCACGTCGGTGTCGCCGTGCCCGACCTCGACGAGGCCATCGCGCTCTACCGCGACGTCTTCGGCATGCAGCTCGCCCACGAGGAGGTCAACGAGGAGCAGAAGGTGCGCGAGGCGATGATGCGCGTCGCCGACACCGAGCAGTGCATCCAGCTGCTCGCGCCGCTCGACGAGACCGCGACGATCGCGAAGTTCATCGACCGCTCCGGTCCCGGCCTGCAGCAGCTCGCCTACCGCGTCACCGACGTCGAGAAGGTCGCCGACGCGCTCCGCGCGAAGGGCCTGCGGCTCCTGTACGACACCCCCAAGCGCGGCACGTCGAACTCCCGCGTGAACTTCGTGCACCCCAAGGACGCGGGTGGCGTGCTCGTCGAGCTGGTCGAGCCGGCCGCCGACTCCGCGCACTGA
- a CDS encoding flavodoxin family protein, whose product MTDLDQLRALYINTTLKKDPGESHTGLLLGASAAIMAKQGVAVEQVHLLSHEVPPGVYPDMTEHGWDRDDWPQLWQKVLDAHILVIGTPLWLGEVSSVCRVLIERLYGQSGQLNEHGQSIFYGKVGGAIVTGNEDGIKHAAMSTLYSLSHLGYTVPPQADAGWIGEAGPGPSYGDERDDGSRVGFDNEFTQRNTTIMTWNLLHLARMLSGGIPREGNDREAWAAGARFDYENPEYRS is encoded by the coding sequence GTGACCGACCTCGACCAGCTCCGCGCGCTGTACATCAACACGACCCTGAAGAAGGATCCCGGCGAGAGCCACACCGGCCTGCTCCTCGGCGCCTCGGCCGCCATCATGGCCAAGCAGGGCGTCGCCGTGGAGCAGGTCCACCTGCTCAGCCACGAGGTCCCGCCGGGCGTGTACCCCGACATGACCGAGCACGGATGGGATCGCGACGACTGGCCCCAGCTGTGGCAGAAGGTGCTCGACGCGCACATCCTCGTCATCGGCACGCCCCTGTGGCTCGGGGAGGTCAGCTCGGTCTGCCGCGTGTTGATCGAGCGCCTGTACGGCCAGTCGGGCCAGCTCAACGAGCACGGTCAGTCGATCTTCTACGGCAAGGTCGGCGGCGCGATCGTGACCGGCAACGAGGACGGCATCAAGCACGCGGCGATGTCCACGCTCTACTCCCTCTCCCACCTCGGCTACACCGTGCCACCGCAGGCCGATGCCGGCTGGATCGGCGAGGCCGGCCCCGGCCCCTCGTACGGCGACGAGCGCGACGACGGCTCGCGGGTCGGCTTCGACAACGAGTTCACCCAGCGCAACACCACGATCATGACGTGGAACCTCCTGCACCTTGCCCGCATGCTCTCCGGCGGCATCCCCCGCGAGGGCAACGACCGCGAGGCCTGGGCGGCGGGCGCCCGCTTCGACTACGAGAACCCCGAGTACCGCAGCTAG
- a CDS encoding acetyl-CoA C-acetyltransferase, translating into MSQQSPSVIVAGARTPVGRLLGGLSSLSAADLGAVAIKGALEKAGVSPDQVDYVVMGQVIQAGAGQNPSKKAAELAGLPMGVPTITINKVCLSGINAIHLADALVRSGQFDVVVAGGMESMSQAPHLLPNSRTGFKYGDTKLVDSMAYDALFDQKTQQAMGALTEQCNAAGEKLSREEQDAFSAQSHQRAANAWKNGLFEDEVVPVPIPQRKGDPVMVTEDEGVRGDTTPESLGKLRAAFDREGTITAGSASQISDGAAAVVVMSKAKAEELGLDYLCEIGASGQVAGPDSTLQLQPARAVRAAAEKEGISVDDIDLFELNEAFAAVGIESAKQLGISQEKVNVNGGAIAIGHPVGMSGARITLHLAHELKRRGGGVGAAALCGGGGQGDALIIRVPS; encoded by the coding sequence ATGAGCCAGCAGTCCCCGTCCGTCATCGTCGCCGGAGCGCGTACGCCCGTCGGCCGCCTGCTCGGTGGCCTCTCCAGCCTCTCCGCGGCCGACCTCGGCGCCGTCGCCATCAAGGGCGCGCTCGAGAAGGCGGGCGTGAGCCCCGACCAGGTCGACTACGTCGTGATGGGCCAGGTCATCCAGGCCGGTGCCGGCCAGAATCCGTCGAAGAAGGCCGCCGAGCTCGCCGGTCTGCCGATGGGTGTCCCCACGATCACCATCAACAAGGTGTGCCTCTCGGGCATCAACGCGATCCACCTGGCCGACGCCCTGGTGCGCTCGGGCCAGTTCGACGTCGTGGTCGCGGGTGGCATGGAGTCCATGAGCCAGGCGCCGCACCTGCTGCCGAACTCGCGCACGGGCTTCAAGTACGGCGACACCAAGCTGGTGGACTCGATGGCCTACGACGCGCTGTTCGACCAGAAGACCCAGCAGGCCATGGGTGCGCTGACCGAGCAGTGCAACGCCGCGGGCGAGAAGCTCTCCCGTGAGGAGCAGGACGCGTTCTCCGCGCAGAGCCACCAGCGGGCGGCCAACGCCTGGAAGAACGGTCTGTTCGAGGACGAGGTCGTGCCGGTCCCGATCCCGCAGCGCAAGGGCGACCCGGTCATGGTGACCGAGGACGAGGGCGTGCGCGGCGACACGACGCCGGAGAGCCTCGGCAAGCTGCGCGCGGCCTTCGACCGCGAGGGCACCATCACCGCCGGCTCCGCCTCCCAGATCTCCGACGGCGCTGCCGCCGTCGTGGTCATGAGCAAGGCCAAGGCCGAGGAGCTCGGGCTGGACTACCTGTGCGAGATCGGAGCCTCCGGCCAGGTGGCCGGTCCCGACTCGACGCTGCAGCTGCAGCCCGCGCGCGCGGTGCGCGCCGCGGCGGAGAAGGAAGGCATCTCCGTCGACGACATCGACCTCTTCGAGCTCAACGAGGCGTTCGCCGCCGTGGGCATCGAGTCGGCCAAGCAGCTCGGCATCTCCCAGGAGAAGGTCAACGTCAACGGTGGCGCCATCGCCATCGGGCACCCCGTCGGCATGTCCGGTGCACGCATCACCCTGCACCTGGCACACGAGCTCAAGCGCCGCGGCGGTGGCGTCGGCGCCGCTGCGCTGTGCGGCGGCGGCGGACAGGGCGACGCGCTGATCATCCGTGTCCCCAGCTGA
- a CDS encoding DJ-1/PfpI family protein yields the protein MRVGLLVFEGCDAMDVVGPYEVLITANRLCERGGLDPLAEVLVVGEPVRAYGGLGLVPTTDVEDAGPLDVLIVPGAIDIEAASPDEALRRLAGSGTVLASVCTGAFFLRRTGLAGDAVLTTHWEDVGLLRETGAQVRDDVRWTDDGAVVSSGGISSGIAMALHLVERFGDRPLAEATARQIDYVWTEQR from the coding sequence GTGAGGGTTGGTCTGCTCGTCTTCGAAGGGTGCGACGCGATGGACGTCGTCGGGCCGTACGAGGTGCTCATCACGGCGAACCGTCTGTGCGAGCGTGGGGGACTCGACCCGTTGGCCGAGGTGTTGGTCGTCGGGGAGCCGGTGCGGGCGTACGGAGGTCTCGGCCTCGTGCCGACCACCGATGTCGAGGACGCAGGACCGCTCGATGTGCTGATCGTTCCCGGAGCGATCGACATCGAGGCCGCCTCGCCCGACGAGGCGCTGCGACGACTGGCGGGGAGCGGCACGGTGCTCGCGTCGGTGTGCACGGGTGCGTTCTTCCTGCGGCGCACGGGGCTGGCCGGCGATGCCGTGCTGACGACGCACTGGGAGGACGTCGGCCTCCTCCGGGAGACCGGAGCGCAGGTGCGCGACGACGTGCGATGGACCGATGACGGCGCGGTCGTGAGCTCCGGGGGGATCAGCTCGGGCATCGCCATGGCGCTCCACCTGGTCGAGCGCTTCGGTGACCGGCCGCTCGCTGAGGCCACGGCGCGGCAGATCGACTACGTGTGGACCGAGCAACGCTGA
- a CDS encoding tetratricopeptide repeat protein — protein MSQQPFMRPGAVDLSALKRPATPPPGSGGRAGGGAGQGGSYATEVTEQNFQALVESSMTAPVVLAFHSPSQSPASTQLADDVAAVAEEFDGRLVVGRVDVDAVPSIAQAMQIPSVPLVVMVLQGRPMPLLQDPVPMAELRTAFSQVLDQIASQGMTGRHQPFGDAAPAADDSDEEGPTTDPRYLPAQEALERNDLDTAVAEYEKLLADSPADAEAVAGLAMARVLQRTADADLNAAREAAAANPDDIDAQTLVADLDLLGGHVEDAFARLIGLVARTSDKERDQVREHLVGLFNAVGNDDPRVRNGRMKLASTLF, from the coding sequence ATGTCGCAGCAGCCCTTCATGCGCCCCGGAGCCGTCGACCTGTCCGCCCTGAAGCGTCCCGCGACGCCGCCGCCCGGTAGCGGGGGCCGTGCCGGCGGGGGTGCGGGGCAGGGCGGTTCGTACGCCACGGAGGTCACGGAGCAGAACTTCCAGGCGCTGGTGGAGAGCTCGATGACCGCGCCGGTCGTGCTGGCGTTCCACTCGCCGTCGCAGTCTCCGGCGAGCACGCAGCTCGCCGACGACGTGGCCGCGGTGGCCGAGGAGTTCGACGGCCGCCTGGTCGTCGGACGTGTCGACGTCGACGCGGTGCCGTCGATCGCGCAGGCGATGCAGATCCCGTCGGTGCCGCTCGTGGTGATGGTGCTCCAGGGGCGTCCGATGCCGCTGCTGCAGGACCCCGTGCCGATGGCCGAGCTGCGCACCGCCTTCAGCCAGGTGCTCGACCAGATCGCCTCGCAGGGCATGACGGGTCGCCACCAGCCCTTCGGGGACGCCGCTCCGGCCGCGGACGACAGTGACGAAGAGGGACCCACGACCGACCCGCGCTACCTGCCCGCGCAGGAGGCGCTCGAGCGCAACGACCTCGACACCGCGGTCGCGGAGTACGAGAAGCTCCTGGCCGACAGCCCTGCCGACGCCGAGGCCGTGGCCGGCCTGGCGATGGCGCGGGTGCTGCAGCGCACGGCCGACGCCGACCTCAACGCGGCGCGCGAGGCCGCTGCGGCGAACCCGGACGACATCGACGCCCAGACCCTGGTCGCCGACCTCGACCTGCTCGGCGGCCACGTCGAGGACGCCTTCGCGCGCCTCATCGGTCTGGTCGCCCGCACGAGCGACAAGGAGCGCGACCAGGTGCGCGAGCACCTGGTCGGGCTGTTCAACGCGGTGGGCAACGACGACCCCCGCGTACGCAACGGGCGCATGAAGCTGGCCTCGACCCTCTTCTGA
- a CDS encoding rhodanese-like domain-containing protein, with protein MTDWEHPADAATAAGYFSARLACETDCADVAVARADPDLGGRLVVIDARSADAYAAGHLPGAVRLPEPTVESLAAFGDDALLVTYCWGPHCNGATKLASRIAALGFGVREMLGGVWGWQQEGFELETQS; from the coding sequence ATGACCGACTGGGAGCACCCCGCCGACGCGGCGACCGCCGCCGGGTACTTCTCCGCCCGCCTGGCGTGCGAGACCGACTGCGCCGACGTCGCCGTCGCGCGGGCCGACCCGGACCTCGGGGGGCGGCTCGTGGTCATCGACGCGCGATCCGCCGACGCGTACGCGGCCGGGCACCTGCCCGGGGCTGTGCGTCTTCCCGAGCCCACGGTCGAGAGCCTTGCCGCGTTCGGCGACGACGCGTTGCTGGTCACCTACTGCTGGGGACCGCACTGCAACGGGGCGACCAAGCTGGCCTCTCGGATCGCCGCGCTCGGGTTCGGCGTCCGCGAGATGCTCGGCGGTGTCTGGGGCTGGCAGCAGGAGGGCTTCGAGCTGGAGACGCAGTCGTGA